One Nocardia farcinica genomic region harbors:
- a CDS encoding NAD(P)/FAD-dependent oxidoreductase, with product MPRSEATRVVIVGAGHAGVQVADALRAGGHTGRLTLVGDEPCLPYQRPPLSKEHLAAEPGAEPLPLRGARYFADHGIDLRTGTVAVAVDRRARLVGLADGREIGYDALVLATGSVNRPLRVPGAELAGVYALRTLADARALRAALAAASAVLVVGAGFVGLEFAAVARARGLPVTVLDAGSRPLARAVSEPISAHVAAAHRAAGIDLRLGESVARFVGADGRVRGAVGTGGTEYRADLVLVGIGAAPRVELAERAGLAVADGIVVDGRLRTADPAIYAVGDCAAHPHPHAGTRIRLESVQNATDQARHVAAGLLGAEHDYADLPWFWSHQGAVKVQIAGLRRPGDDTVTLGDPATGRFSVCCLREGDLVAVESVGRPADHMAARRLLAAGPVPAPPDLTDPAFSLKRCAAALAPAR from the coding sequence ATGCCCAGATCTGAGGCGACGCGGGTGGTGATCGTCGGGGCCGGGCACGCCGGGGTGCAGGTCGCCGACGCGCTGCGCGCGGGCGGGCACACCGGCCGGCTGACGCTCGTCGGCGACGAACCGTGCCTGCCCTACCAGCGCCCGCCGCTGTCCAAGGAACACCTGGCGGCCGAACCCGGCGCCGAGCCGTTGCCGCTGCGCGGGGCGCGCTACTTCGCCGACCACGGGATCGACCTGCGCACCGGTACCGTGGCGGTCGCGGTGGACCGGCGGGCGCGGCTCGTCGGGCTCGCGGACGGCCGCGAGATCGGCTACGACGCACTGGTTCTGGCGACCGGTTCGGTCAACCGGCCGCTGCGGGTGCCCGGCGCGGAACTGGCCGGCGTGTACGCGCTGCGCACCCTCGCCGACGCGCGGGCACTGCGGGCGGCGCTGGCCGCGGCGAGTGCGGTGCTGGTGGTGGGCGCCGGCTTCGTCGGGCTCGAATTCGCCGCCGTCGCCCGTGCCCGCGGCCTGCCCGTGACGGTGCTCGACGCCGGTTCGCGGCCGCTGGCCCGCGCGGTGTCCGAACCGATCTCGGCGCACGTCGCGGCGGCTCACCGGGCCGCGGGCATCGATCTGCGCCTGGGCGAATCGGTGGCCCGGTTCGTCGGCGCGGACGGGCGGGTGCGCGGCGCGGTCGGCACCGGCGGGACCGAGTACCGGGCCGATCTGGTGCTGGTGGGGATCGGCGCGGCGCCACGGGTCGAGCTGGCCGAGCGGGCCGGGCTGGCAGTGGCCGACGGGATCGTCGTCGACGGGCGCCTGCGCACCGCCGACCCGGCGATCTACGCCGTCGGCGACTGCGCCGCGCACCCGCACCCGCACGCCGGGACCCGCATCCGGCTGGAATCGGTGCAGAACGCCACCGATCAGGCCAGGCATGTCGCCGCCGGCCTCCTCGGCGCCGAGCACGACTACGCCGACCTGCCGTGGTTCTGGAGTCACCAGGGCGCGGTGAAAGTGCAGATCGCCGGCCTGCGCAGGCCCGGTGACGACACCGTGACCCTGGGTGACCCGGCCACCGGCCGGTTCTCGGTCTGCTGCCTGCGCGAGGGCGACCTCGTCGCGGTGGAATCCGTCGGCCGCCCCGCCGACCACATGGCCGCCCGCAGGCTCCTCGCCGCAGGCCCGGTGCCC
- a CDS encoding 2Fe-2S iron-sulfur cluster-binding protein: protein MPKVTYHHPDGTDTVVDADAGSTVMHAAVRNGVPGIVGECGGQAMCATCHVYVREPFLSRFAPISDDEEEMLDCTAAPRDERRSRLGCQLSLPADLAEVEVEVPDAQI from the coding sequence ATGCCCAAGGTGACCTACCACCATCCCGACGGCACCGACACCGTCGTCGACGCCGACGCGGGCAGCACCGTCATGCACGCGGCGGTGCGCAACGGCGTGCCCGGCATCGTGGGGGAGTGCGGCGGCCAGGCGATGTGCGCCACCTGCCACGTCTACGTGCGCGAACCGTTCCTGTCGCGGTTCGCGCCGATCAGCGACGACGAGGAGGAGATGCTCGACTGCACCGCCGCACCCCGCGACGAGCGGCGCAGCAGGCTGGGCTGCCAGCTGTCCCTGCCCGCCGACCTCGCGGAGGTCGAGGTCGAGGTGCCCGATGCCCAGATCTGA
- a CDS encoding cytochrome P450: protein MTVKTAAARAIPTAEDVTIAQLYADPYPIYQRLRAQAPIHWVPAVNRFLVLGYEACHEIELDQQRFSADETGSLMKRSMGHSMLRKDDPEHDAERRAYGGVLRPKAIKDHWNALFARNYATYAARLRAAGPGADLVAEFAAPYAAENLRMILGFANATEQDLQRWSQTLIDGTGNYADDPDVWARAERSSREVDAAIDEMLPALRAEPDGSLLAVLGASGMPIESLRANLKMTIGGGLNEPRDAIATTVWALLTHPAQLAAVRAGARWSDAFEESVRWVAPISMYPREATADTEVAGMAVPAGARLGVVVAAANRDPAAFTDPESYDIDRPRKPHLAFGGGNHFCAGAWVARASVVGVALPRLFADFPGLRPDPDRPATVGGWVFRGVLSLPVHWG, encoded by the coding sequence ATGACTGTGAAAACCGCTGCGGCACGGGCGATCCCGACCGCGGAGGACGTGACGATCGCGCAACTGTACGCGGATCCGTACCCGATCTATCAGCGGTTGCGCGCCCAGGCCCCGATCCACTGGGTACCGGCCGTCAACCGCTTCCTGGTGCTCGGCTACGAGGCCTGCCACGAGATCGAGCTGGATCAGCAGCGGTTCAGCGCCGACGAGACGGGCTCGTTGATGAAGCGCTCGATGGGCCACAGCATGCTCCGCAAGGACGACCCCGAGCACGACGCCGAACGCCGCGCCTACGGCGGCGTGCTGCGCCCGAAGGCGATCAAGGACCACTGGAACGCGCTGTTCGCCCGCAACTACGCCACCTACGCCGCGCGACTGCGGGCCGCCGGGCCGGGCGCCGACCTGGTCGCCGAGTTCGCCGCGCCCTACGCGGCGGAGAACCTGCGGATGATCCTGGGTTTCGCCAACGCCACCGAACAGGACCTGCAGCGCTGGTCGCAGACGCTGATCGACGGCACCGGCAACTACGCCGACGACCCCGACGTGTGGGCGCGGGCCGAGCGGTCCTCGCGGGAGGTCGACGCGGCGATCGACGAGATGCTGCCCGCCCTGCGCGCCGAGCCGGACGGCAGCCTGCTCGCGGTGCTCGGCGCCTCGGGCATGCCGATCGAGTCGCTGCGGGCCAATCTCAAGATGACCATCGGCGGCGGCCTGAACGAGCCCCGCGACGCGATCGCCACCACGGTGTGGGCGCTGCTGACCCATCCGGCGCAGCTGGCGGCCGTGCGGGCGGGCGCGCGCTGGTCGGACGCGTTCGAGGAGTCGGTGCGCTGGGTCGCGCCGATCAGCATGTACCCGCGCGAGGCCACCGCCGACACCGAGGTGGCGGGCATGGCGGTGCCCGCGGGCGCCCGGCTGGGGGTGGTGGTCGCGGCGGCCAACCGGGACCCGGCGGCGTTCACCGACCCGGAGTCCTACGACATCGACCGCCCGCGCAAACCGCACCTGGCCTTCGGTGGCGGCAACCACTTCTGCGCGGGTGCGTGGGTGGCGCGCGCCTCGGTCGTCGGGGTCGCGCTGCCGCGGTTGTTCGCCGACTTCCCGGGCCTGCGCCCCGATCCCGACCGCCCCGCCACCGTCGGCGGCTGGGTCTTCCGGGGCGTGCTGAGCCTGCCCGTCCACTGGGGCTGA
- a CDS encoding LysR substrate-binding domain-containing protein — translation MPGYTLRQLEYFAAVAQARSISAAAAALHVTPTAVASALTDLERVLRTQLVVRRKAHGITLTPTGSYLHQRVAGLLREADELELAAAGGGTELVGPLLLGCYSTIAPTVVPLLMEWMREHHPRVDLTVVTGSQAELPQRLLVGGLDLAIGYDIGLPDGLDSVLLYRAPPYAILPTDHPLTRRDTVTIAELAREPMILLDLPPAAQHTLQLFTDVGVEPRIGQRISDFELTRALVARGFGYSVLIQRPAISRSYEGLPIALREIESPSHSGHVLMMWPRQVRLTDRAAALVDFATRHADHLDPRNHHSAPA, via the coding sequence ATGCCCGGCTACACCCTGCGCCAGCTGGAGTACTTCGCCGCCGTCGCGCAGGCGCGCTCGATCTCCGCCGCAGCCGCCGCGCTGCACGTCACCCCCACCGCGGTGGCCTCGGCACTCACCGATCTCGAGCGCGTGCTCCGCACCCAGCTGGTGGTCCGGCGCAAAGCGCACGGCATCACCCTCACCCCGACCGGCAGCTACCTGCACCAGCGCGTCGCCGGGCTGTTACGCGAGGCCGACGAGCTCGAACTCGCGGCGGCCGGTGGCGGCACCGAGCTGGTCGGCCCGCTGCTGCTGGGTTGCTACTCCACCATCGCCCCCACCGTGGTGCCGCTGCTGATGGAGTGGATGCGCGAACACCACCCCAGGGTCGACCTGACCGTGGTCACCGGCAGCCAAGCCGAACTCCCGCAACGCCTGCTCGTCGGCGGCCTCGACCTGGCCATCGGGTACGACATCGGCCTGCCCGACGGCCTCGACTCGGTGCTGCTCTACCGCGCACCCCCGTACGCGATCCTGCCGACCGACCACCCGCTCACCCGCCGCGACACGGTCACCATCGCCGAGCTGGCCCGCGAGCCGATGATCCTGCTCGACCTACCGCCCGCGGCGCAGCACACCCTGCAACTGTTCACCGACGTCGGCGTGGAACCGCGTATCGGACAACGTATTTCGGATTTCGAACTCACCCGCGCACTGGTCGCCCGCGGCTTCGGCTACTCGGTGCTGATCCAGCGGCCCGCCATCAGCCGCTCCTACGAGGGCCTGCCGATCGCGCTGCGCGAGATCGAATCCCCCAGCCACAGCGGCCATGTGCTGATGATGTGGCCGCGCCAGGTCCGCCTCACCGACCGCGCCGCCGCCCTCGTCGACTTCGCCACCCGCCACGCCGACCACCTGGACCCGCGCAATCACCACAGCGCACCGGCCTAG
- a CDS encoding winged helix-turn-helix transcriptional regulator, with translation MESDLVYDVMDPDCPSRPILQRLGGKWSMLVLQALADGPLRFTGLRATVAGITPKVLTQTLTSLERDGLLTRTHYPEIPPRVEYALTPLGRDALVPLIAMRRWAEANAPAIRAAQQAYDARGDG, from the coding sequence GTGGAAAGTGACCTGGTCTACGACGTCATGGATCCCGACTGCCCATCGCGGCCGATCCTGCAACGGCTCGGCGGCAAATGGTCGATGCTGGTCCTGCAGGCACTGGCCGACGGTCCGCTGCGCTTCACCGGCCTACGCGCCACCGTTGCCGGAATCACCCCGAAAGTGCTCACCCAAACCCTGACCAGCCTGGAACGCGACGGCCTGCTCACCCGCACCCACTACCCCGAGATCCCGCCCCGCGTCGAATACGCGCTCACCCCGCTGGGCCGCGACGCCCTCGTCCCCCTGATCGCCATGCGCCGCTGGGCCGAGGCCAACGCCCCCGCCATCCGCGCCGCCCAGCAGGCCTACGACGCCCGCGGCGACGGCTGA
- a CDS encoding NAD(P)-dependent oxidoreductase: MKIAVFGATGMVGSAIVDEGRSRGHEVRTVSSRPGAADVTADLTRFEDVAGLAEEVDAIVVSVPPSRTGESHEPWVAAHERLARTPLPTRLVLVGGAGSTLVEGTPLLQTPDFPADYLPEATSAARVLELFRAADPGVDWTILSPAPVIAPGERTGNYRLGGDELVGERVSTQDYAVALWDELEQPKHRRTRFTVAN, translated from the coding sequence ATGAAGATCGCCGTCTTCGGGGCCACCGGCATGGTCGGCTCCGCCATCGTCGACGAAGGTCGCAGCCGCGGGCACGAGGTGCGCACCGTCTCCTCGCGGCCGGGCGCGGCCGACGTGACCGCCGACCTGACCCGGTTCGAGGACGTGGCCGGGCTGGCCGAGGAGGTCGACGCGATCGTGGTGTCGGTGCCACCGTCGCGCACCGGCGAATCGCACGAGCCGTGGGTCGCCGCGCACGAGCGGCTGGCGCGCACCCCGCTGCCCACCCGCCTGGTACTCGTCGGCGGCGCGGGCAGCACCCTGGTCGAGGGCACTCCCCTGCTCCAGACGCCGGACTTCCCCGCCGACTACCTGCCCGAAGCGACCTCCGCGGCGCGGGTGCTCGAGCTGTTCCGCGCGGCCGACCCCGGCGTCGACTGGACCATCCTGTCGCCCGCGCCGGTGATCGCCCCCGGCGAGCGCACCGGCAACTACCGGCTCGGCGGCGACGAACTGGTCGGCGAGCGGGTCTCCACGCAGGACTACGCGGTGGCGCTGTGGGACGAGCTCGAGCAGCCGAAGCACCGCAGGACCCGGTTCACGGTCGCCAACTGA
- a CDS encoding ferredoxin reductase family protein, whose product MHGVLSVAVVGFALGHMLLVGYYLDAVWKVWLWVAMTLALVGLLVWVRVVAPVRRMRRPWRIEAVTPERGDATTLTLAPVGHPGIRFAPGQFGWLTVDRSPFAITAHPFSFSSSAEDHDRVAITIKALGDFTATVGDIAPGTRAYLDGPHGVFTPDRNEGPGFVLIAGGVGITPIVSILRTMADRGDRRPFLLLYAVRTVAEQTFDAEIDALSRRLDLTVVLVPQDPPPGWPGESGFVDAALLRRHLPDRHERRQYFICGPAPMVTAVEDALAALDVPAERVHTERFTFV is encoded by the coding sequence GTGCACGGGGTGCTGTCGGTGGCGGTGGTGGGGTTCGCGCTGGGCCACATGCTGCTGGTCGGCTACTACCTCGACGCGGTGTGGAAGGTGTGGTTGTGGGTCGCGATGACGCTGGCGCTGGTCGGACTCCTGGTATGGGTGCGGGTGGTGGCGCCCGTGCGGCGGATGCGGCGGCCGTGGCGCATCGAGGCGGTCACCCCCGAACGCGGTGATGCCACCACCCTGACCCTGGCGCCGGTCGGGCACCCGGGAATCCGGTTCGCGCCGGGACAGTTCGGCTGGCTCACCGTCGACCGTTCCCCCTTCGCGATCACCGCGCATCCGTTCTCGTTCTCCTCCAGCGCCGAGGACCACGACCGGGTGGCGATCACCATCAAGGCGCTCGGCGACTTCACCGCCACCGTCGGCGACATCGCCCCCGGCACCCGCGCCTACCTCGACGGTCCGCACGGGGTGTTCACCCCCGACCGCAACGAAGGTCCCGGCTTCGTGCTGATCGCGGGCGGTGTCGGCATCACCCCGATTGTCTCCATCCTGCGGACCATGGCCGACCGCGGCGACCGGCGCCCGTTCCTGCTGCTCTACGCGGTGCGCACGGTGGCCGAGCAGACCTTCGACGCCGAGATCGACGCCCTCTCCCGCCGTCTGGACCTCACCGTCGTGCTCGTGCCGCAGGACCCGCCGCCCGGATGGCCGGGCGAGTCGGGGTTCGTCGACGCCGCGCTGCTGCGGCGGCACCTGCCCGACCGGCACGAGCGCCGGCAGTACTTCATCTGCGGCCCGGCGCCGATGGTGACCGCCGTGGAGGACGCCCTCGCCGCCCTGGACGTCCCGGCCGAACGCGTGCACACCGAACGCTTCACCTTCGTCTGA
- a CDS encoding ferric reductase-like transmembrane domain-containing protein, with product MSVVVRGIGWITLYVAVAVVPLIFAVVGPVEGGRGFWVEFSVALGFVGMSMLGAQFALVARFRSMAAPFGEDALVQFHRQISAVALAFVLAHPVLLQIGGIDIVALLNLAEAPWRARFAVTSTVLLLIGSRPRCGGGASVSATRCGRSCTGCCRWRWWGSRWATCCWSATTSTRCGRCGCGSR from the coding sequence GTGTCTGTGGTTGTTCGGGGTATCGGGTGGATCACGCTGTACGTGGCGGTGGCGGTGGTGCCGCTGATCTTCGCCGTCGTCGGGCCGGTCGAGGGCGGGCGCGGCTTCTGGGTGGAGTTCTCGGTGGCGCTGGGATTCGTCGGCATGTCGATGCTCGGGGCGCAGTTCGCGCTGGTCGCCCGGTTCCGGTCGATGGCGGCGCCTTTCGGTGAGGACGCGCTGGTGCAGTTCCACCGCCAGATCTCCGCCGTGGCGCTGGCGTTCGTGCTGGCCCACCCGGTCCTGTTGCAGATCGGCGGCATCGACATCGTGGCGCTGCTGAACCTCGCCGAGGCGCCGTGGCGGGCCCGCTTCGCGGTCACCTCGACGGTGCTGCTGCTGATCGGGTCGCGACCTCGGTGTGGCGGCGGCGCCTCCGTATCCGCTACGAGGTGTGGCAGGTCGTGCACGGGGTGCTGTCGGTGGCGGTGGTGGGGTTCGCGCTGGGCCACATGCTGCTGGTCGGCTACTACCTCGACGCGGTGTGGAAGGTGTGGTTGTGGGTCGCGATGA
- a CDS encoding amidase, with protein MRPCDLTLSEASEEIAAGRLSPVELTESVLDQVARHEPVIGAFSVVTAEAATVQAARAAEEIAAGRRRGPLHGIPIGVKALVNRAGVETTSSSRSRAGHVPEDDAAVVERLDRAGAVLVGQTHTHEFAYGVVTPTTRNPWHPDHIPGGSSGGSGAALAARMVLGAIGTDTGGSIRIPSALCGVTGIKPTYGRVSRYGTTSLSWSLDHIGPMGRTVADNALLLGELAGFDPRDPATVDAEVPDYRASLVADVRGMTVGVPTNYFFDHIDPEVEAAYRAAVHVLADAGAHVREVALPLPEQYMPVEYAVFVAEASAYHQEALRERADRYEADVRLMLEAGEMVLATDYIRALRARTLLQQGWREMFDGLDAVLAPTVPRAAAPAGQGEFTWPDGMSEPLINAYVRTCAPGNLTGLPAMSVPCGFTATGLPIGMQIIGKPFDEATVLRVGHTYESATDWTRRAPDLIADVSEAGV; from the coding sequence GTGCGGCCCTGTGATCTGACGCTGAGCGAGGCGAGCGAGGAGATCGCCGCCGGCCGGTTGTCCCCGGTCGAGCTGACCGAGTCGGTGCTCGACCAGGTGGCGCGGCACGAACCCGTCATCGGCGCGTTCTCGGTGGTCACCGCCGAGGCCGCGACCGTGCAGGCCGCGCGGGCGGCCGAGGAGATCGCGGCGGGCCGGCGCCGCGGACCGCTGCACGGCATCCCGATCGGGGTCAAGGCGCTGGTGAACCGCGCCGGAGTGGAGACGACCTCGAGTTCGCGCAGCCGCGCCGGGCACGTCCCCGAGGACGACGCGGCGGTCGTCGAACGGCTCGACCGCGCGGGCGCGGTGCTCGTCGGCCAGACCCACACCCACGAATTCGCCTACGGGGTGGTGACTCCCACGACGCGCAACCCCTGGCATCCGGACCACATCCCGGGTGGATCCAGCGGCGGGTCCGGCGCGGCGCTGGCCGCGCGCATGGTGCTCGGCGCGATCGGCACCGACACCGGCGGGTCCATCCGCATCCCGTCCGCCCTCTGCGGCGTCACCGGCATCAAGCCGACCTACGGGCGGGTCTCCCGCTACGGCACCACCTCGCTGAGCTGGTCGCTGGACCACATCGGGCCGATGGGCCGCACCGTCGCCGACAACGCGCTGTTGCTGGGCGAACTCGCCGGTTTCGACCCGCGCGATCCCGCCACCGTGGACGCCGAGGTGCCCGACTACCGCGCGAGCCTGGTCGCCGACGTGCGCGGCATGACCGTCGGGGTGCCGACGAACTACTTCTTCGACCACATCGATCCCGAGGTGGAGGCCGCCTACCGCGCCGCCGTGCACGTCCTCGCCGACGCGGGCGCGCACGTGCGCGAGGTCGCGCTGCCGCTGCCGGAGCAGTACATGCCGGTCGAGTACGCCGTCTTCGTGGCCGAGGCCAGCGCCTACCACCAGGAGGCGCTGCGCGAGCGGGCCGACCGCTACGAGGCGGACGTGCGGCTGATGCTGGAGGCGGGCGAGATGGTGCTCGCCACCGACTACATCCGGGCGCTGCGGGCCAGGACGTTGTTGCAGCAGGGCTGGCGGGAGATGTTCGACGGCCTCGACGCGGTGCTGGCGCCGACCGTTCCGCGCGCGGCCGCGCCCGCCGGACAGGGTGAGTTCACCTGGCCGGACGGGATGAGCGAGCCGCTGATCAACGCCTACGTGCGCACGTGCGCGCCGGGCAATCTCACCGGCCTGCCCGCCATGTCGGTGCCGTGCGGTTTCACCGCCACCGGTCTGCCGATCGGCATGCAGATCATCGGCAAGCCGTTCGACGAAGCGACGGTCCTGCGGGTCGGCCACACCTACGAATCGGCCACCGACTGGACGCGCCGCGCGCCGGACCTGATCGCGGACGTCAGCGAAGCCGGCGTCTGA
- a CDS encoding aldehyde dehydrogenase family protein codes for MTPVLPQVRDWLARPKQLFIGGRWVDAASGRSFETVDPATGQVLTTVAHGGAEDVDRAVRAARTAFEGEWSLWTPAQRQRLLFRIGEAIFEHAEELAQLESLDNGKSAAVAQAVDITWVAELFQYYAGWATKIEGRTIPVSMPWAPGTQWHAYTLREPVGVCGAITPWNFPLLMVAFKLPVALACGNTIVVKPAEQTPLTTLRLAEIMAEAGLPDGVLNVVTGYGDAGAALAGHLDVDKIAFTGSTEVGKLIVDAAKGNLKRVTLELGGKSPQVVFADADLDLAVPGVASGFLFNHGQTCTSGTRILVERGIFDEFTQRVADIAAASKLGPGLDPTTEVGPLVSQEQLERVTGYIDQGLRDGARALCGGRRHGDSGFYVEPTVLVDVQSSFSVYREEIFGPVVVATPFDAEDGVAAAANDTPYGLAASVWTRDISKAHRTARQIKAGTVWVNAHNAFDAALPFGGYKQSGWGRELGASAIDAYTEQKTINAQL; via the coding sequence CTGACCCCCGTTCTGCCCCAGGTGCGCGACTGGCTCGCCCGCCCCAAGCAGTTGTTCATCGGCGGCCGGTGGGTGGACGCCGCCTCGGGCCGGAGCTTCGAGACCGTCGACCCGGCCACCGGGCAGGTGCTGACCACCGTCGCGCACGGCGGCGCCGAGGATGTCGACCGCGCGGTGCGCGCCGCCCGCACCGCGTTCGAGGGTGAATGGTCGCTGTGGACGCCCGCGCAGCGCCAGCGGCTGCTGTTCCGGATCGGCGAGGCCATCTTCGAGCACGCCGAGGAACTGGCGCAGCTGGAATCGCTGGACAACGGCAAGTCCGCCGCGGTCGCCCAGGCGGTGGACATCACCTGGGTCGCCGAACTGTTCCAGTACTACGCGGGCTGGGCCACCAAGATCGAGGGCCGGACCATTCCGGTGTCGATGCCGTGGGCGCCGGGCACCCAGTGGCACGCCTACACGCTGCGCGAGCCGGTCGGCGTCTGCGGGGCGATCACGCCGTGGAACTTCCCGCTGCTGATGGTGGCCTTCAAGCTGCCGGTGGCGCTGGCGTGCGGCAACACCATCGTCGTCAAGCCCGCCGAGCAGACCCCGCTGACCACGCTGCGCCTGGCCGAGATCATGGCCGAGGCCGGGCTGCCCGACGGCGTGCTCAACGTGGTGACCGGCTACGGCGACGCCGGTGCGGCGCTGGCCGGACACCTGGACGTGGACAAGATCGCCTTCACCGGCTCCACCGAGGTGGGCAAGCTGATCGTGGACGCGGCCAAGGGCAACCTCAAGCGCGTCACCCTGGAACTGGGCGGCAAGAGCCCGCAGGTCGTGTTCGCCGACGCGGATCTGGACCTCGCGGTGCCCGGGGTGGCCTCGGGCTTCCTGTTCAACCACGGCCAGACCTGCACCAGCGGCACCCGGATCCTGGTGGAGCGCGGCATCTTCGACGAGTTCACCCAGCGCGTCGCCGACATCGCCGCGGCCAGCAAGCTCGGCCCCGGCCTCGACCCGACCACCGAGGTGGGCCCGCTCGTCTCGCAGGAGCAGCTCGAGCGGGTGACCGGCTACATCGACCAGGGCCTGCGCGACGGCGCCCGTGCCCTGTGCGGTGGGCGCAGGCACGGCGACTCCGGGTTCTACGTGGAGCCGACGGTGCTGGTGGACGTGCAGTCCTCCTTCAGCGTGTACCGGGAGGAGATCTTCGGCCCGGTCGTGGTCGCCACCCCGTTCGACGCCGAGGACGGTGTCGCGGCCGCGGCCAACGACACCCCCTACGGCCTGGCCGCGAGCGTGTGGACCCGCGACATCTCCAAGGCGCACCGCACCGCCCGGCAGATCAAGGCGGGCACCGTGTGGGTCAACGCGCACAACGCCTTCGACGCGGCGCTGCCGTTCGGCGGCTACAAGCAGTCCGGCTGGGGCCGCGAACTCGGCGCCTCCGCCATCGACGCCTACACCGAGCAGAAGACGATCAACGCGCAGTTGTGA
- a CDS encoding sigma-54-dependent Fis family transcriptional regulator has product MIERRRFREPIARSWRRAALAGLAPDTVLRDVRVVDVDPRSHLLAAAAPVIEELNDRLAETGMCTVLVDREGRVVHRWCGDPRAENIFDDLAIGVGTSLLEEAIGTNALGTALEMRTGIAVHGGEHFAERLRAFSCYGHPIFHPTTRRIEGVLDITVLARSASPLLSPLVAKAVADIEQQLLEGSRISERVLLAAFQTASRRSRPVVAVGDDMFVTNMAASDLLDTSDMALLRNLAGDLSGSTELELELRSGQAVLTAERVPGSRGGVLIYIQPTERRTPRTPTTGAAPVGHVCISGQSGTGRTTAARQHAPQRPYSVLTGGQAIIGGSAAWAEQFASIVRAEQGTLCIDGVDLLPPELIEIVTRHARSGTAPHLVLTCGPLDGLPGHVRALPALCASTVELLPLANRLGELPAIAEAMLAELGADKTHHLTPGALRALGGYWWPGNLSELHAVLERAVRAHAGGAITPADFPAHLAPDGPPRDLARLERAERDAIVAALRGCGGNKVRAAQQLGISRTTLYAKMRTLRIQTY; this is encoded by the coding sequence TTGATCGAGCGCCGCCGATTCCGCGAACCCATCGCGCGCTCCTGGCGGCGGGCCGCCCTGGCGGGCCTGGCACCCGACACCGTGCTGCGCGACGTGCGGGTGGTCGACGTCGATCCGCGCAGCCATCTGCTCGCCGCCGCCGCGCCGGTCATCGAGGAACTCAACGACCGGCTGGCCGAGACCGGGATGTGCACGGTGCTGGTCGACCGCGAGGGCCGGGTGGTGCACCGCTGGTGCGGCGACCCGCGCGCCGAGAACATCTTCGACGACCTGGCGATCGGGGTGGGCACCTCGCTGCTCGAGGAGGCCATCGGCACCAACGCGCTGGGCACGGCGCTGGAGATGCGCACCGGCATCGCCGTGCACGGCGGCGAGCACTTCGCCGAGCGGCTGCGCGCGTTCAGCTGTTACGGCCACCCGATCTTCCATCCGACCACCCGCCGCATCGAGGGCGTCCTGGACATCACCGTGCTGGCCCGGTCGGCGAGCCCGCTGCTGTCACCGCTGGTCGCCAAGGCCGTGGCCGACATCGAGCAGCAGTTGCTCGAGGGCAGCCGGATCTCCGAGCGGGTGCTGCTGGCCGCCTTCCAGACCGCCTCGCGCCGCAGCAGGCCGGTGGTCGCCGTCGGCGACGACATGTTCGTCACCAACATGGCCGCCTCCGATCTGCTCGACACCAGCGACATGGCGTTGCTGCGCAACCTGGCCGGCGACCTGTCCGGCAGCACCGAACTCGAACTCGAACTGCGCTCCGGGCAGGCGGTGCTCACCGCCGAGCGGGTGCCGGGCAGCCGCGGCGGGGTGCTGATCTACATCCAGCCCACCGAGCGCCGCACTCCGCGCACACCCACCACCGGCGCGGCGCCGGTCGGACACGTGTGCATCTCCGGCCAGTCCGGCACCGGCCGGACGACGGCGGCCAGGCAGCACGCGCCGCAGCGCCCGTACTCCGTGCTCACCGGCGGGCAGGCGATCATCGGCGGCTCGGCGGCCTGGGCCGAGCAGTTCGCCTCCATCGTCCGCGCCGAGCAGGGCACGCTGTGCATCGACGGCGTGGATCTGCTGCCGCCCGAGCTGATCGAGATCGTCACCCGGCACGCCCGCTCGGGCACCGCGCCGCACCTGGTGCTGACCTGCGGCCCGCTGGACGGGTTGCCCGGCCACGTGCGCGCCCTGCCCGCGCTGTGCGCGTCGACGGTCGAACTGCTGCCGCTGGCCAACCGCCTCGGCGAGCTGCCCGCCATCGCCGAGGCCATGCTCGCCGAGCTCGGTGCCGACAAGACCCATCACCTCACCCCGGGCGCCCTGCGCGCGCTCGGCGGGTACTGGTGGCCGGGCAACCTCAGCGAGCTGCACGCCGTGCTGGAACGGGCGGTGCGCGCGCACGCGGGCGGCGCCATCACCCCGGCCGACTTCCCCGCCCACCTGGCCCCGGACGGGCCGCCACGCGATCTGGCCCGGCTGGAGCGCGCCGAGCGCGACGCGATCGTCGCCGCGCTGCGCGGCTGCGGCGGCAACAAGGTCCGCGCCGCCCAGCAGCTCGGCATCTCCCGCACCACGCTCTACGCGAAGATGCGCACCCTGCGGATCCAGACCTACTGA